The nucleotide sequence GATGGTGAAGGTCTCCGGGGCGGGGAGGCGCTCGTGCACCTCGGTGACCTCGTCCAGCTCCACCCCGAGCCCGGCGGCCAGCTGGCGCACCACGCTGCCCCAGGCCAGCGACAGCACCCCGGGCTGCAGCAGCATCGGCGTCTCGTCCATCGGCCGGCCGAAGCCCATGATGTCGAACAGCACGGTGGGGTTGTCGTAGGTGGCGTAGTCCACGATCTCCGAGCACCACACCTGCTCGATCTCCCGACAGGTGCCGGTGAGCACCAGCGGCAGCCAGTCGTTGGCGAAGCCGGGGTCGATGCCGTTGACGAACAACGAGGCGCCGCCCTCGGCCGCGGCTCGGCTCAGTGGCTCGTAGACCTCCGGCGGCAGCACGCCCACCGGGTACTGCAGGAAGACCGGCCCGCTGGCCACCACGTTGATCCCGGCACGCAGGAACCCGGTCAGGTCCGCCAGCGCCTCGGACAGCCGGTTGTCGCTCATCGCGGTGTAGACGATGCAGTCGGGCTGCAGCGCCAGCAGCTCGGCGGCGTCGTTGCTGGCGGGCACCCCGAGCGCGGTGTCCAGCCCGGCCAGCTCCCCGGCGTCGCGGCCCACCTTGGCGGGGTCGGACACCCAGACGCCGACCAGCTCCAGCTCCGGGTGCGCGGCCACACCGGCCACCGCGTGCCGGCCCACGTTGCCGGTGCTCCACTGCACCACCCGAGCGCCCATCGCCGACCCCCTGACTGTGGTGCACGTCACCGTGCGGCGAGGCTAGCCGGTGTGTGGCAGCCGGCGGGGACGGAGCGCGGCCGGCAGCAGCCGGCGTCGCGCCTCGTCCGGCTGGATGCGCAGGGCGGTGATGGTGGTGGCCAGCATCTCGTAGTGACCCACCAGCAGGCACAGCTCGATGCACTGCGGCTCCTCCAGGTGCCCGCGCAGCTGGGCCCAGGTGGCGTCGTCGAGGTCCAGGTGGGTGTGCAGGGCGTCCACGGCGTGCAGCAGGGTGCGCTCGCGGGCCGACCAGCCCGGCGCGTCGGGGCCGTCGGCCACGCGCTGCAGGTCAGCGTCGGTGACTCCGGCGCGGCGGCCCAGCCGGACGTGGTGCTCGTGCTCGTAGCGGTTGCCGCGCAGGTGGGCCACCCGCAGGATCACCAGCTCGCTCTCCCGCCGGGGGAGGGTGCCGCCGGGCATCAGCCTTCCGGCGAAGTGCAGCCAGCCGCGGAACAGCCGACGGTGGCGACCCAGGGTGGTGAACAGGTGTGGGGCAGCGGTGCCCGCGGTGAGCCCAGCGAGCTGGGCGAAGCCCCAGGTCGCGAACCCGATGTCCGTGCGGCCACCGGGAGCGACGCGGGGCGTGCTCACGCGTGGTCGCCGGGCTGGGCGGTGGTGAGCGGGGCGTTCTCGGTGCGCGCGATCCGCAGGCTGTCCTGCAGGCCGTTCTGGGTGGCGCGGTCGGTCACCCGCTGGGCCAGCGAGCGGATGTGCAGCACCGGTCCCACCCAGCCAGGCGCCACCACCCGGCGGGAGCGGCGGGCGATGCCCCGCTCGAGGGCGTCCACGCCCAGCGACAGGGGCGCCACCTTGGACAACGGCTTCTTCTTGCTCAGCGCCGTGGCTGCCTCGGTGCCGAACCCGCGGCTGGTCATGTCGGTGTCGAGCTCGGCGAAGTAGGCCAGGCCGACCTTGGCCCCGGACGCGGCCAGCTCCACCCGCAGGGTGTTGCCCAGCGCCTCGACCGCGGCCTTGGACGCGCTGTAGGCGCCGAGCAGCGGGGCCTGCACGGCCGCCGCCAGGGACGACACCGCCACTGCGTAGCCGCGGTCGTGGCTGATGTGCGGGCCCGCCGCGCGCAGCAGGTAGTAGGTGCCCAGGACGTTGACCTGCAGGGTGCGCTCCAGCACCGACGGGTCGCCGCCGAGCATCGGCATCTGGGCGGCCACCCCGGCGTTGGAGACCACCACGTCAAGCCCGCCGAGCCGCTGCACCACCTCGGTGACGGCGGCGTCCACCTCGGTCTGCACCGCCACGTTGCACTCCAGCCAGGGCGCGTCCCCACAGCTGCGGGCCACCTCGGCGAGCAGCTCCGGCTCCAGGCCGATCAGGGCCACCCGCGCCCCGCGCTCGTGCAGCCGCCGGGCCAGCGCGGCTCCGATGCCGCGGGCTGCTCCGGAGATGAGGATGCGGCGTCCGCTCAGGTCAGCGGGCTGGGAGTGGGTCATGGCTCCCAACCTAACAACATTCGTGACACCAGTGTTCGTTACGGCGGGCCGACGGGGGGCGCGCGGGTGCCGTCCGGTGGTGCGGGCCCGCGCGGAACACCCGGGGTGAGGTGGGCCGACTAGGCTGTCGTCACCAACCCACCCGGCGTCACCGCCGGGGGGACCCCCGCCCAGCAATTGCAACGGGAGCGCGCTCGGTGTTCGAATCCCTCTCCGACAGACTGACAGGCACGCTGAAGGACCTGCGTGGCAAGGGCCGGCTCTCCGACGCGGACGTTGATGCCACGTCCCGCGAGATCCGCCTGGCCCTGCTTGAGGCCGACGTCGCGCTGCCCGTCGTGCGTGCCTTCGTGGCCAAGGTCAAGGAGCGCGCCAAGGGCGCGGAGGTCTCCGGCGCGCTGAACCCGGCACAGCAGGTCGTCAAGATCGTCAACGAGGAGCTCGTCACCATCCTCGGTGGCGAGACCCGCAGGCTGACCTACGCCAAGAACCCGCCGACGGTGATCATGCTGGCGGGCCTGCAGGGTGCGGGAAAGACCACGCTGGCCGGCAAGCTCGCCGCGTGGCTGCGCAAGCAGGGCCACACCCCGATGCTGGTGGCCTGCGACCTGCAGCGCCCCAACGCCGTCACCCAGCTGCAGGTGGTGGGTGAGCGGGCCGGCGTGCCGGTGTTCGCCCCCGAGCCCGGCAACGGCGTGGGTGACCCGGTGGACGTGGCCCGGCGCGGCATCGCCGACGCCCGCGCCCGCCAGTACGACGTGGTCATCGTGGACACCGCCGGCCGCCTGGGCATCGACTCCGAGCTGATGCAGCAGGCGGCGGACATCCGTGACGCCGTGCAGCCGGACGAGACCCTGTTCGTGCTCGACGCCATGGTCGGCCAGGACGCCGTCACCACCGCCAACGCCTTCCGCGACGGCGTGGGCTTCACCGGCGTGGTGCTCACCAAGCTCGACGGCGACGCCCGCGGTGGCGCCGCGCTGAGCGTGCGCGAGGTCACCGGCCAGCCCATCCTGTTCGCCTCCACCGGGGAGAAGCTGGAGGACTTCGACGTCTTCCACCCCGACCGGATGGCCAGCCGCATCCTGGGCATGGGCGACGTGCTCAGCCTCATCGAGCAGGCCGAGCAGGTCTTCGACCAGGAGCAGGCCGAGGCCACCGCGGCGAAGATGGGATCCGGCCAGCTCACGCTGGAGGACTTCCTCGAGCAGATGATGGCCGTGCGCAAGATGGGGCCCATCGCCAACCTGCTGGGCATGCTGCCCGGGGCGGGCGACATGAAGGAGGCCCTGGGCCAGGTCGACGAGAAGCAGCTGGACCGCATCCAGGCGATCATCCGCGGCATGACCCCGGCCGAGCGGGCCGACCCGAAGATCATCAACGCCTCCCGCCGGCTGCGCATCGCCAACGGCTCCGGCGTCAAGGTCTCCGACGTCAACCAGCTGGTGGACCGCTTCTTCGACGCCCGCAAGATGATGGCCCAGATGTCCGGTCGCTTCGGCCTGCCCGGCTCCGGTGGCGGCCAGCGCAAGGCGGTGCGCGGCAAGAAGGGCAAGAAGGGCAAGAAGGGCGGGCGCGGGCCCACCCAGCCCAAGGTGCGCGGTGGCTTCCCGGGCATGCCGGGTGGCCTGCCCGCCGGGCTGGACCTGCCGGGCCTGGCCGGCTCCGGTCCCGCCGGGTCGATCAACGAGCTCCCGCCGGGCCTGGCCGGGTTCGATCCCTCTCAGCTGAAGCTGCCCAAGTCGCCGAAGAAGTGACCGTGGCGGGGGGAGCGCCGAGGTGGCACCTGCAGGGCGTGGCCCTGCCGGACGGCGAGCCCACCGAGCTGTGGGTGGCCGACGGCCGGATCAGCACCGAGCCGGTGGCTGGCGCGGAGACGCTGTGCACCTCCGGGTGGATCCTGCCGGGGCTGGTGGACGCGCACTGCCACGTGGGCATCGGCCCGCAGGGCCCGGTGGAGCTGGACGAGGCCTACGCGCAGGCGGAGACCGAGCGCGACGCCGGGGTGCTGCTTCTGCGCGACGCCGGCTCGCCGGTGGACACCCGCGGCTTTGACGCTCACGACGAGCTGCCGCGCATCATCCGCGCCGGCCGCCACCTCGCCCGGCCCAAGCGCTACATCCCCACCCTCGGCATCGAGCTGGACGACGAGGCGCTGCTGCCCGAGGCGGTGGCCGCGCAGGCCGCCGCCGGAGACGGCTGGGTGAAGCTGGTGGGGGACTGGATCGACCGGGAGACCGGCGACCTCGCTCCACTCTGGAGCGACGAGGTGCTGGTGGCGGCGATCAGCGCGGCCCACGACGCCGGCGCCCGGGTGACCGCGCACGTCTTCGGCGAGGAGGCGCTGCCCGGGCTGGTGCGGGCGGGCATCGACTGCCTGGAGCACGGCACCGGGCTCACCGACGACGTCATCGACCTGATGGTGGAGCACGGCACCGAGCTGGTGCCCACCCTCATCAACATCGAGAACTTCCCGTCCATCGCCGACGGCGCGTCGAGGTACCCCCGCTACGCCGCGCACATGCGCGACCTGCACGCCCGGGTGGGTGCGACGGTGCGCAGCGCCGTGGAGGCGGGCGTGCCGGTGTACGCGGGCACCGACGCCGGCGGCGGCATCAAGCACGGCCGCATCGTGGACGAGGTCGTCGCCCTGCACCGCTGTGGGCTCAGCGCGCACGACGCCGTGGGCTCGGCCAGCTGGGACGCGCGCACCTGGCTGGGCCGCCCCGCGTTGCAGCACGGCACCTCGGCGGACCTGCTGGTGTACGACACCGACCCGCGCACCGACCTCGACGTGCTGCGCAGCCCGGCGCACGTGCTGCTGCGGGGACGCCGGCACGCCTGAGCGCCCACCCGCCCCAGCGCGGCGACAGGCCGGGATTCGGCTGTCGCGGGGCAACGTGGCAAGATGGGAGGCTGCTCGCCGCGCCAGGCCACCTGTGACCTGGCGGGGCGGTCACACCCCCCAACTGCAAAACCGGATGGGCACGCTCGTGCGCATCGCTGAATTGCACCGTGACCAACTGCTAGGAGCACTACTTCGTGGCTGTCAAGATCAAGCTCATGCGACTCGGCAAGATTCGCTCGCCCCACTACCGCATCGTGGTCGCCGACTCGCGCACCCGCCGCAACGGCCGCGCCATCGAGACCATCGGCAAGTACCACCCCAAGGAGGAGCCGAGCCTCATCGACATCGACTCCGACCGGGCGCAGTACTGGCTGGGCGTCGGCGCGCAGGCGACCGAGCCCGTCGAGGCGCTGCTGAAGATCACCGGTGACTGGCAGAAGTTCAAGGGCCTGCCCGGCGCCGAGGGCACCCTCCGCACCGCCGCGCCCAAGCCCTCCAAGCTGGAGCTCTTCCAGGCGGCGCTCGCCCAGGCCGACCAGGAGCCTGCCGGCGAGGCCACCACGCCCAAGAAGAAGGCCAAGAAGGCTGACTCCGAGGCCGCAGATGCCAAGGCCACCGACGCCAAGGCCACCGACGCCAAGGCCACCGAGGCCAAGGACGCCGACGCGAAGTGACCGTCGTCGCTGACGCCGTGGAGCACCTGGTGCGCGGCATCGTCTCCAACCCTGACGACGTCCGCGTCGACATGGTGACGGGGCGGCGGGGTCGCACCATCGAGGTGCACGTGAGCCCGGACGACCTCGGCAAGGTGATCGGCCGTGGTGGTCGCACCGCCACGGCGCTGCGCACCCTGGTCAGCGCCATCGGCGGTCGCGGCGTCCGCGTCGACGTCGTCGACACCGACCGCTGAGCACCTCCAGCGGTTCAGCAACGAAGCAGGGAAAAGTAGTGGAGCTGGTCATCGGCCGCGTCGCGCGCGCTCACGGCGTGCACGGCGAGGTGGTCGTCGAGGTACGCACCGACGACCCGGAGGAGCGCTTCGCTGCGGGCACCGTGCTGCACGGGCGCAAGCCCCGTGCCAAGCAGGGTGCCAGCTACACGGTGGCAGCCGCCCGGAACCACTCCGGGCGGCTGCTGCTGCGTCTGGAGGAGGTGGCCGACCGGGCCGCGGCCGACGAGCTGCGCGGCACGCTGTTCCTCGTCGACTCCGCCGAGCTGCCGCCCTCGGACGAGCCCGACGCCTTCTACGACCACGAGCTCGAGGGCTTGTCGGTGGTGCTGGCGGACGGCTCCGCGGTGGGCACCGTGCGGGAGGTGCTGCACACCCCGGGCGGCGAGCTGCTGTCGGTGCGCCCGGCCGGGGCGGACAAGGGGGAGCACCTGGTGCCGTTCGTCGCGGCCATCGTCACCGAGGTGGACCTGCAGGCGGGCACCGTCACCATCGACCCGCCCGACGGACTGCTGGAGGTCTGAGCGGTGCGGGTGGACGTGGTCACCATCTTCCCCGAGTACCTCGAGCCGCTGCGGACGTCGTTGCTGGGCCGGGCGATCGAGCGCGGCCTGGTGGAGGTCGGCGTGCACGACCTGCGGGACTGGACCCACGACGTGCACAAGGCCGTGGACGACTCGCCCTACGGGGGCGGGCCGGGCATGGTGATGAAGCCCACGGTGTGGGGGCCGGCGCTGGACGACGTGTGCGCCGGCGACCCGCCCCCGCTGCTGGTGGTGCCCACCCCGGCGGGCATCCCGTTCACCCAGCAGCTGGCCCAGCAGTGGTCGACCGAGCCGCGACTGGTGTTCGCGTGCGGGCGCTACGAGGGCATCGACCAGCGCGTGGTGGACGACGCCGCCCGCCGGATGCGCGTGCAGGAGGTCTCCCTCGGCGACTACGTGCTCATCGGCGGCGAGGTCGCGGTGCTGGTGATGGTGGAGGCCGTGGTGCG is from Rhodococcus sp. X156 and encodes:
- a CDS encoding diacylglycerol kinase, whose product is MGARVVQWSTGNVGRHAVAGVAAHPELELVGVWVSDPAKVGRDAGELAGLDTALGVPASNDAAELLALQPDCIVYTAMSDNRLSEALADLTGFLRAGINVVASGPVFLQYPVGVLPPEVYEPLSRAAAEGGASLFVNGIDPGFANDWLPLVLTGTCREIEQVWCSEIVDYATYDNPTVLFDIMGFGRPMDETPMLLQPGVLSLAWGSVVRQLAAGLGVELDEVTEVHERLPAPETFTIRSGTIAEGTAAALRFAVRGMVDGAAVLVLEHVTRLRADLAPHWPQPAGPEGSYRVEITGEPSYTLDLVAHSPTGVHNDATLNATAMRLVNAIPAVVAAAPGLRTALDLPLVTGRGMVRPRR
- a CDS encoding carboxymuconolactone decarboxylase family protein — protein: MSTPRVAPGGRTDIGFATWGFAQLAGLTAGTAAPHLFTTLGRHRRLFRGWLHFAGRLMPGGTLPRRESELVILRVAHLRGNRYEHEHHVRLGRRAGVTDADLQRVADGPDAPGWSARERTLLHAVDALHTHLDLDDATWAQLRGHLEEPQCIELCLLVGHYEMLATTITALRIQPDEARRRLLPAALRPRRLPHTG
- a CDS encoding SDR family NAD(P)-dependent oxidoreductase, with translation MTHSQPADLSGRRILISGAARGIGAALARRLHERGARVALIGLEPELLAEVARSCGDAPWLECNVAVQTEVDAAVTEVVQRLGGLDVVVSNAGVAAQMPMLGGDPSVLERTLQVNVLGTYYLLRAAGPHISHDRGYAVAVSSLAAAVQAPLLGAYSASKAAVEALGNTLRVELAASGAKVGLAYFAELDTDMTSRGFGTEAATALSKKKPLSKVAPLSLGVDALERGIARRSRRVVAPGWVGPVLHIRSLAQRVTDRATQNGLQDSLRIARTENAPLTTAQPGDHA
- the ffh gene encoding signal recognition particle protein, translating into MFESLSDRLTGTLKDLRGKGRLSDADVDATSREIRLALLEADVALPVVRAFVAKVKERAKGAEVSGALNPAQQVVKIVNEELVTILGGETRRLTYAKNPPTVIMLAGLQGAGKTTLAGKLAAWLRKQGHTPMLVACDLQRPNAVTQLQVVGERAGVPVFAPEPGNGVGDPVDVARRGIADARARQYDVVIVDTAGRLGIDSELMQQAADIRDAVQPDETLFVLDAMVGQDAVTTANAFRDGVGFTGVVLTKLDGDARGGAALSVREVTGQPILFASTGEKLEDFDVFHPDRMASRILGMGDVLSLIEQAEQVFDQEQAEATAAKMGSGQLTLEDFLEQMMAVRKMGPIANLLGMLPGAGDMKEALGQVDEKQLDRIQAIIRGMTPAERADPKIINASRRLRIANGSGVKVSDVNQLVDRFFDARKMMAQMSGRFGLPGSGGGQRKAVRGKKGKKGKKGGRGPTQPKVRGGFPGMPGGLPAGLDLPGLAGSGPAGSINELPPGLAGFDPSQLKLPKSPKK
- a CDS encoding amidohydrolase family protein; protein product: MAGGAPRWHLQGVALPDGEPTELWVADGRISTEPVAGAETLCTSGWILPGLVDAHCHVGIGPQGPVELDEAYAQAETERDAGVLLLRDAGSPVDTRGFDAHDELPRIIRAGRHLARPKRYIPTLGIELDDEALLPEAVAAQAAAGDGWVKLVGDWIDRETGDLAPLWSDEVLVAAISAAHDAGARVTAHVFGEEALPGLVRAGIDCLEHGTGLTDDVIDLMVEHGTELVPTLINIENFPSIADGASRYPRYAAHMRDLHARVGATVRSAVEAGVPVYAGTDAGGGIKHGRIVDEVVALHRCGLSAHDAVGSASWDARTWLGRPALQHGTSADLLVYDTDPRTDLDVLRSPAHVLLRGRRHA
- the rpsP gene encoding 30S ribosomal protein S16, producing MAVKIKLMRLGKIRSPHYRIVVADSRTRRNGRAIETIGKYHPKEEPSLIDIDSDRAQYWLGVGAQATEPVEALLKITGDWQKFKGLPGAEGTLRTAAPKPSKLELFQAALAQADQEPAGEATTPKKKAKKADSEAADAKATDAKATDAKATEAKDADAK
- a CDS encoding RNA-binding protein, which gives rise to MTVVADAVEHLVRGIVSNPDDVRVDMVTGRRGRTIEVHVSPDDLGKVIGRGGRTATALRTLVSAIGGRGVRVDVVDTDR
- the rimM gene encoding ribosome maturation factor RimM (Essential for efficient processing of 16S rRNA) produces the protein MELVIGRVARAHGVHGEVVVEVRTDDPEERFAAGTVLHGRKPRAKQGASYTVAAARNHSGRLLLRLEEVADRAAADELRGTLFLVDSAELPPSDEPDAFYDHELEGLSVVLADGSAVGTVREVLHTPGGELLSVRPAGADKGEHLVPFVAAIVTEVDLQAGTVTIDPPDGLLEV
- the trmD gene encoding tRNA (guanosine(37)-N1)-methyltransferase TrmD: MRVDVVTIFPEYLEPLRTSLLGRAIERGLVEVGVHDLRDWTHDVHKAVDDSPYGGGPGMVMKPTVWGPALDDVCAGDPPPLLVVPTPAGIPFTQQLAQQWSTEPRLVFACGRYEGIDQRVVDDAARRMRVQEVSLGDYVLIGGEVAVLVMVEAVVRLLPGVLGNKQSALEDSFSDGLLEGPSYTRPETWRDLEVPAVLRSGDHARIAAWRREQSLRRTAERRPDLLDAAAREQLGLPAVTDGDPVRGG